From a single Pigmentibacter ruber genomic region:
- a CDS encoding excinuclease ABC subunit UvrA, with protein MDIDNSILKCRGIKTHNLKNIDIDIPLKKWIAITGVSGSGKSSLAFDTIYSESQRRFLETLGTYERQFLQGLPQGEFQEINNIPAAIALKQSNKSSDPRSVVASACDLSEPFRALFISLMDPSCIECGSPVSIEQAKDLLQYINSIKNKKSSFLLTVPYEILSKKSIEDLIIEGYSRIIVNNKMVDLEEFANINKTYPNQIDIILDRIYKDTSLNELENRIETIWSQVKFSPKFYYINLLLLEDDLTLNNRKKFHVQPFCKKCDKQTSIIQQSDLDWQSVLGACKKCQGLGNIPVLDENKIIPNKELSLSEGAIKPWTSDTFSWLQDELLKFCKKTDININTSYNNLTDSQKKLIWQKSNSNSNKKVNNKFISISDFFEILEEEKYKSTSRILLAKYRKYILCPDCEGARIGFAGRNAICFGKAFHEIFQLEVKQVLNWLIQIKSEQKYTQILQQISYIYDEVFKKVNLLNRLGLSSTQLFRRCKTLSGGEYQRVLLTRVIGNGLTDALYVLDEPSIGLGKAEMPNLISCLQELRDLGNTIIMVEHDKELICAADIIYELGPNGGEDGGYLLKLNKGIPHSFFTNLENNFEREILDNEKIYSQNNSVYLKNFSALNCLNLNIEIFLQKLNVITGPSGAGKTTLLQYGIDAALEKLYNFNVSFNSTIDLDTKIGLWDQIKVPKNFIDNYEIVSVEQKALHRTSTSVPATILGLMDLIRKNFAQSKDAKLNNFTLSDFSFNGAGACENCTGKGVIQEDLFFLGEVEKICPDCDGTRYRTDVLKIKWQGKNINEWLTTTLHECKNLLGKYPGFGKSLTLCCQLGLGHIPLGLPTTSMSGGEAQRLRLCAALTKSSKKIFCILDEPTRGLSEKDVGNLLQSILQLCSEGHTFVVVEHHELFQTQARHLIKLGPGSGVEGGKIVERYLLKTNSKELVFN; from the coding sequence ATGGATATTGATAATAGTATATTAAAATGTAGAGGAATAAAAACTCACAATTTAAAGAATATTGACATAGATATTCCGTTGAAAAAATGGATTGCGATAACTGGTGTATCTGGCAGTGGTAAAAGCAGTCTTGCTTTTGATACTATTTATTCAGAATCACAAAGACGTTTTTTAGAAACATTAGGTACGTATGAAAGACAATTTCTGCAAGGATTACCTCAAGGGGAATTCCAAGAAATTAATAATATTCCAGCAGCAATAGCTTTAAAGCAAAGCAATAAATCAAGTGACCCAAGAAGTGTGGTAGCATCTGCATGTGACTTGTCTGAACCTTTTCGTGCCCTCTTTATTTCACTAATGGATCCTTCTTGCATTGAGTGCGGTTCTCCTGTTTCTATAGAACAGGCAAAAGATTTATTACAATACATAAACTCTATTAAAAATAAAAAATCTTCATTTTTACTAACTGTTCCATATGAAATTCTAAGTAAAAAATCAATTGAAGATTTAATAATAGAAGGGTATTCAAGAATTATAGTAAATAATAAAATGGTTGATCTTGAAGAATTTGCAAATATAAACAAAACTTATCCTAATCAAATAGATATTATATTGGACAGAATATATAAAGATACTAGCTTAAATGAGTTAGAAAATAGAATTGAAACAATTTGGTCCCAAGTAAAATTTTCACCAAAATTTTACTATATAAATCTTCTTCTTCTAGAAGATGATTTAACATTAAATAATCGTAAAAAATTTCATGTCCAACCTTTTTGTAAAAAATGTGATAAGCAAACTTCAATAATTCAACAAAGTGATTTAGATTGGCAATCTGTTTTAGGAGCATGTAAAAAATGCCAAGGTCTTGGCAATATTCCCGTTTTAGATGAAAATAAAATTATACCAAACAAAGAATTATCTTTATCAGAAGGTGCTATTAAACCTTGGACTTCTGATACATTTTCCTGGCTTCAAGATGAGTTATTAAAATTTTGTAAAAAAACCGATATCAATATTAATACTTCTTACAATAATTTAACTGATAGTCAAAAAAAATTAATTTGGCAAAAATCTAATTCAAACAGCAATAAAAAAGTTAATAATAAATTTATCTCAATTTCTGATTTTTTTGAAATACTTGAAGAAGAAAAATATAAAAGTACTTCAAGAATCCTTCTCGCAAAATATAGAAAATACATATTATGTCCAGACTGCGAAGGAGCTAGGATTGGCTTCGCAGGAAGAAACGCTATTTGTTTTGGAAAAGCCTTTCATGAAATATTTCAATTAGAAGTAAAACAAGTTTTAAATTGGCTTATACAAATTAAATCAGAACAAAAATATACTCAAATTTTACAACAAATATCTTATATTTATGATGAAGTATTTAAAAAGGTAAATTTATTAAATCGATTAGGATTAAGCTCTACTCAACTCTTTAGAAGATGTAAAACTCTTTCTGGAGGAGAATATCAAAGAGTACTTTTAACTCGCGTAATAGGTAACGGACTGACGGACGCTCTATATGTTTTAGATGAACCTAGCATAGGCCTAGGAAAAGCAGAAATGCCTAATTTAATAAGTTGTTTACAAGAATTAAGAGACTTAGGAAATACAATTATCATGGTAGAACATGATAAAGAATTAATATGCGCCGCAGATATTATTTATGAATTAGGTCCAAATGGAGGTGAGGATGGGGGATATTTATTGAAACTAAATAAAGGTATCCCGCACTCATTTTTTACCAATCTAGAAAACAATTTTGAACGTGAAATATTAGACAATGAAAAAATTTATTCACAAAATAATTCTGTTTATTTAAAGAATTTTTCAGCACTAAATTGTTTAAATTTAAATATTGAAATCTTTCTCCAGAAGTTAAACGTAATTACTGGACCAAGTGGAGCTGGAAAAACCACTTTGTTACAATATGGTATAGATGCTGCATTAGAAAAATTATATAATTTTAATGTATCCTTTAATTCTACAATTGATTTAGACACAAAAATTGGTTTATGGGATCAAATTAAAGTACCAAAAAATTTTATTGATAATTATGAAATTGTAAGTGTTGAACAAAAAGCTTTACATCGAACTTCTACCAGTGTACCTGCAACAATTTTAGGTTTAATGGATTTAATCAGAAAAAACTTTGCCCAATCAAAAGATGCAAAATTAAATAATTTTACTTTATCTGATTTTTCTTTTAATGGCGCTGGCGCTTGCGAAAACTGCACTGGTAAAGGAGTTATACAAGAAGATTTATTTTTTCTTGGAGAAGTAGAAAAAATTTGTCCCGATTGTGATGGCACAAGATATAGAACCGATGTTCTAAAAATAAAATGGCAAGGAAAAAATATAAATGAATGGCTAACAACAACTTTACATGAATGTAAAAATTTACTTGGAAAATATCCAGGTTTTGGAAAAAGTTTAACTTTATGTTGCCAACTCGGTCTAGGACATATTCCTTTAGGACTTCCAACTACATCTATGTCGGGAGGTGAGGCTCAAAGATTACGTCTTTGCGCAGCATTAACTAAATCATCAAAAAAAATATTTTGTATACTTGATGAACCCACTCGAGGTTTATCGGAAAAAGATGTCGGAAATCTTTTACAATCAATATTGCAACTTTGTAGTGAGGGGCATACATTTGTTGTTGTTGAACATCATGAACTATTTCAAACACAGGCTCGCCATCTTATAAAATTAGGACCAGGTAGTGGAGTTGAAGGCGGTAAAATTGTAGAAAGATACTTGTTGAAAACTAATAGTAAAGAGTTGGTATTCAATTAA
- the asd gene encoding archaetidylserine decarboxylase (Phosphatidylserine decarboxylase is synthesized as a single chain precursor. Generation of the pyruvoyl active site from a Ser is coupled to cleavage of a Gly-Ser bond between the larger (beta) and smaller (alpha chains). It is an integral membrane protein.): protein MLKSILGNTTKQIEVVKRGNGEKFIEKIYGEDAMKVFYGSSAGAVFTEKFLTNKWLSNIYGAYNDSGASKHKIEEFVNSMEINVSESDKDISEYNSFNDFFARKLHPRARPINRTPNGINSPGDGRLLVFPKIDETTISYLKWAPIKLLDLFNGNESLAERYKNGSCGVLRLCPADYHRFHFPVSGKAGVTKTIPGLLHSVNPYALEQKIPVYCLNKRTICELDSDQFGKVLLLEVGALFVGTIVQTYRPGMQVEKGDEKGFFKFGGSTCIFFFEHGIMNFDSDLIHSSKEGYETLVQMGEKIGTLSEGKGNVAS from the coding sequence ATGTTAAAATCAATTTTGGGAAATACTACGAAACAAATTGAAGTTGTTAAACGTGGAAATGGTGAAAAGTTCATAGAAAAAATTTATGGGGAAGACGCTATGAAGGTTTTTTATGGCAGTTCTGCTGGTGCAGTTTTTACTGAAAAATTTCTCACAAATAAATGGTTAAGTAACATTTATGGTGCTTATAATGACTCAGGAGCAAGTAAACATAAAATCGAAGAATTTGTTAATTCAATGGAAATTAATGTAAGTGAATCAGATAAAGATATCTCGGAATATAATTCTTTTAATGATTTTTTTGCACGAAAACTTCATCCAAGAGCTAGACCAATAAATAGAACTCCTAATGGAATAAATTCTCCTGGTGATGGGAGATTGCTAGTCTTTCCAAAAATAGACGAAACCACAATTTCATATTTAAAATGGGCACCAATAAAACTACTAGATTTATTCAATGGAAATGAAAGCCTAGCTGAGAGATACAAAAATGGATCATGCGGAGTATTAAGACTCTGTCCTGCTGATTACCACAGATTTCACTTTCCTGTTTCTGGTAAAGCTGGTGTTACTAAAACAATTCCTGGTCTGTTACACTCTGTAAATCCTTATGCCTTAGAACAAAAAATTCCTGTCTATTGCTTAAATAAAAGAACAATTTGTGAATTAGATTCAGATCAATTTGGAAAAGTTCTCCTTCTTGAAGTTGGGGCATTATTCGTTGGTACAATCGTCCAAACATATCGACCAGGAATGCAAGTTGAAAAAGGCGATGAAAAAGGTTTCTTTAAATTTGGCGGTAGTACTTGTATTTTCTTCTTTGAACATGGAATAATGAATTTCGATAGTGACCTTATCCATTCATCAAAAGAAGGATATGAAACTTTAGTTCAAATGGGCGAAAAAATAGGTACCTTATCCGAAGGAAAAGGAAATGTCGCAAGTTGA
- a CDS encoding GNAT family N-acetyltransferase produces the protein MSQVDVSVQAQREFNINFQDLLELTNACFQSKNYLNNFPQVFKEVYKDFLFLLKKNKDNVSFCSLFPLSFTFNSEQRISAYCIGSVCTHPNFRNQGLALQTIQLAENKARENHADFLLLFADNNQLYAKIGFVSIGKTYLAPISKSIENKNYYENYLNLNSHIKSLNSLNNIIYKNYSNLEQLSENLKAKIWNFIILNSKHSESILSYLEFKEILKIKNMLLFTAEINEKIVATSFLNKGDDFRNVVHANYYNNRNNILKLIQYILKINNENDLIFFPGAFHNDFKDMFNYINLPLMSIKSLNEKKFPIKLLNNLCSNDCFFVTSLQGT, from the coding sequence ATGTCGCAAGTTGATGTTAGTGTACAAGCACAGCGAGAATTTAACATCAACTTCCAAGACCTACTAGAACTGACTAATGCCTGCTTTCAATCAAAAAATTATTTAAATAATTTTCCTCAAGTTTTTAAAGAAGTTTATAAAGATTTTTTATTCCTTTTAAAAAAAAATAAAGATAATGTTTCTTTTTGCTCTTTATTTCCTCTTTCTTTTACTTTTAATAGTGAACAAAGAATAAGTGCATATTGTATTGGAAGTGTTTGCACACACCCTAATTTTAGAAACCAAGGTTTAGCTCTTCAAACTATTCAACTTGCTGAAAATAAAGCAAGAGAAAATCATGCTGACTTCCTCTTGCTTTTTGCTGATAATAATCAACTATATGCAAAAATTGGTTTTGTCTCAATTGGTAAAACTTACTTAGCTCCCATTAGTAAATCAATTGAAAATAAAAACTACTATGAAAATTATTTAAATTTAAATAGTCATATTAAATCTCTAAATAGTTTAAATAATATTATTTATAAAAATTACTCGAATTTAGAACAACTTTCAGAAAATTTAAAAGCTAAAATTTGGAATTTCATAATTTTAAATTCTAAACATTCTGAATCCATTCTTTCATATCTGGAATTTAAAGAAATTTTAAAAATTAAAAATATGCTTTTATTTACAGCTGAAATAAACGAAAAAATTGTTGCAACGAGCTTTCTAAATAAAGGAGATGATTTTAGAAATGTAGTCCATGCTAATTATTATAATAATAGAAATAATATTTTAAAATTGATACAATATATATTAAAAATAAATAATGAAAATGATCTTATATTTTTTCCTGGTGCTTTTCACAATGATTTTAAAGATATGTTTAATTATATAAACCTTCCTTTAATGTCAATTAAATCATTAAATGAGAAAAAATTTCCCATAAAATTATTAAATAATTTATGCAGTAATGATTGTTTTTTTGTTACTAGTTTACAAGGAACTTAA
- a CDS encoding acyl-CoA thioesterase: MLESNALENETSIQMTVLMTPDMVNFSGKVHGGAILKLLDQVAYVCASRYSGHYVVTLSVDQVFFRHPIHVGELVSFLASINFTGRSSMEVGIKVVSEDTKTRVVNHVLSSYITMVAVDENGKSVEIPQLKITAEKQKERYDSALQRKKLREQLWKK; this comes from the coding sequence ATGCTTGAATCTAATGCTTTAGAAAATGAAACTTCTATTCAAATGACTGTTTTAATGACTCCAGATATGGTAAACTTTTCCGGAAAAGTACATGGTGGGGCTATATTAAAATTGTTAGATCAAGTTGCGTATGTATGTGCATCTAGATATTCAGGCCACTATGTTGTTACTCTTTCAGTTGATCAAGTTTTTTTTCGGCACCCTATTCATGTGGGTGAACTTGTTTCATTTTTAGCTTCTATAAATTTTACTGGCAGATCATCAATGGAAGTTGGGATTAAAGTTGTTTCTGAAGACACAAAAACAAGAGTCGTTAACCACGTACTTTCAAGTTATATCACAATGGTTGCAGTCGATGAAAATGGAAAATCTGTAGAAATACCTCAACTTAAAATTACTGCTGAAAAACAAAAAGAGCGGTATGATTCCGCTCTGCAAAGGAAAAAATTAAGAGAACAACTTTGGAAGAAGTAA
- a CDS encoding S8 family serine peptidase yields the protein MQIRFKNIALFSALVISTLSSCKKNTDSKNINNEGENAKSDEESNSDDESFANESKDKFCTDLLDDANNPLGKYQWHLYNTGKTAFTTDYPKAGEDINVYSVLKDQCLSGKGIYVGVVDSGLEIKHPSLSPNIDNIINKSKTWSINFRNNGFAKNDPSPTHDDDRDHGTMVSGIIAMRSNLGFGGSGVAPRAQLSGYNTITREGQTFQNFMDSLGASDASKGNDIFSMSFGSNNLRQLKEDEPSIKASIESFKFGTKSLRNGKGAIYVKAAGNGYNSLGLGSELSCESANKFKLSCQNSNMNFESTMAEVITVAALNAQGKKSSYSTTGSSLWISAPGGEFGKNKAWIEEKLKNINETIDWSKYKPTLGEPAIFTTDVSGKEYGASKVIDYKKKDPILQIGNSFNACDIIENKDGNYTNSMNGTSSATPVTSGSIALILEANPDLTWRDVKYILAKTATQVDKEFNGVNIQLENGNNYQAELGWITNKAGFHFSNWYGFGRINVAEAVNLAKNYNNSLGKYVENDWVKPIGSNFNELINPGDLKGFTSEIEVNKEDSLKIESLQVRVSVSSKYIGDISIELVSPSGTKNIIWNAANAFSKNGNMTDMQLQSNAFYGEESVGKWKLRIINTGIHKLDAIFKGWKLKVSGH from the coding sequence ATGCAAATTAGATTTAAAAATATCGCATTGTTTTCTGCTTTAGTTATATCTACATTGTCATCATGTAAAAAAAATACTGATTCCAAAAATATTAATAATGAAGGAGAAAATGCAAAATCAGATGAAGAATCTAATTCAGATGATGAATCTTTTGCTAATGAATCGAAGGATAAATTTTGTACTGATCTTTTAGATGATGCTAATAATCCTTTAGGAAAATATCAATGGCACTTATATAATACAGGAAAGACTGCTTTTACAACCGATTATCCAAAAGCAGGTGAAGATATAAATGTCTATTCTGTTTTGAAAGATCAATGTCTTAGTGGAAAAGGTATATATGTTGGTGTTGTGGATTCTGGGTTAGAAATTAAACATCCATCATTGTCTCCAAATATAGATAATATCATTAATAAATCAAAAACATGGTCGATTAATTTTAGAAATAATGGTTTTGCAAAAAATGATCCTTCACCAACACATGATGATGATAGAGATCATGGAACAATGGTTTCTGGAATTATTGCCATGCGAAGTAATTTAGGATTTGGAGGCTCTGGAGTTGCGCCAAGAGCTCAATTATCTGGCTACAATACTATTACTCGAGAAGGACAAACATTTCAAAATTTTATGGATTCTTTAGGGGCATCTGATGCATCTAAGGGAAATGATATATTTAGTATGAGTTTTGGTTCGAATAATTTAAGACAGCTAAAGGAAGATGAGCCTTCTATAAAAGCTTCAATAGAATCATTTAAATTTGGTACAAAATCGTTAAGAAATGGTAAAGGTGCGATATACGTTAAAGCTGCAGGAAATGGTTACAATAGTCTTGGATTGGGTTCTGAATTAAGTTGTGAATCTGCAAATAAATTTAAACTATCTTGCCAAAATTCTAATATGAATTTTGAATCAACAATGGCTGAAGTTATTACTGTAGCTGCATTAAATGCGCAAGGAAAAAAATCATCTTATTCAACAACAGGTTCTTCTTTATGGATTAGTGCTCCAGGTGGGGAATTTGGTAAAAATAAAGCTTGGATAGAAGAAAAATTAAAAAATATTAACGAAACAATAGATTGGTCAAAATATAAGCCAACACTTGGAGAACCAGCAATATTCACTACAGATGTGTCTGGAAAAGAATATGGTGCGAGTAAGGTAATTGATTATAAAAAGAAGGATCCTATCTTACAAATAGGAAATTCTTTTAATGCTTGTGATATTATTGAAAATAAAGATGGTAATTATACTAACTCGATGAATGGTACTTCATCTGCAACTCCTGTTACTTCTGGTAGTATAGCTTTAATTTTAGAAGCAAATCCAGACTTGACGTGGCGTGATGTTAAGTACATTTTAGCTAAAACTGCAACTCAAGTTGATAAAGAATTTAATGGCGTAAATATTCAATTAGAAAACGGGAATAATTATCAAGCGGAATTAGGTTGGATTACCAATAAAGCAGGCTTTCATTTTTCTAATTGGTATGGATTTGGTAGAATTAATGTTGCAGAAGCTGTGAATTTAGCAAAAAATTATAATAATTCTTTAGGAAAGTACGTTGAAAATGATTGGGTAAAGCCAATAGGATCTAATTTTAATGAATTAATAAATCCAGGTGATTTAAAAGGATTTACATCTGAAATTGAAGTTAATAAAGAAGATTCGTTAAAAATAGAGAGTTTACAAGTAAGAGTTTCTGTCAGTAGCAAATATATCGGTGATATTAGTATAGAACTAGTAAGCCCTAGTGGAACAAAAAATATTATTTGGAATGCTGCTAATGCATTTTCAAAAAATGGAAATATGACTGACATGCAACTTCAATCAAATGCTTTTTATGGTGAGGAAAGCGTTGGTAAATGGAAATTAAGAATAATTAATACTGGAATTCACAAATTAGATGCAATTTTTAAAGGATGGAAATTAAAAGTTTCTGGACATTGA
- a CDS encoding S8 family serine peptidase produces the protein MSLNGKYLAIFSVSAFAVSFLSSCGKSNNSASNADDKYLSTENSNILNAGDTERHCTDLSDTAKNPLGKYQWHLKNTGQKAFASSPGTPGEDINVDSVLKDDCISGQGVSVAVVDSGLQIAHPSLKKNVENNTKARSINFRDNRLLANDPSPVADDDDDHGTMVSGIIAMRSNLGFGGSGVAPRAKLAGYNIIQAEAGVQQFQNFVDSLGGSDDSKGNDIFNMSYGDNNIEQISADDPITLGALTAYKYGTRHLRDGKGALYVKAAGNGFTKLGRDPASVASCSMAVKLKVSCQDSNMNTDNSIPEVITVGALNANGKKTSYSTTGSSLWISAPGGEFGFDKEWVDENYHRFGKNVDWKALRPTLGEPAIVTTDVMGSRYGMSKIVNSDSEFSLDDVFNIRNSFNAGTATDEAGNLLNPNFDYTNTMNGTSSATPVTSGSLALILEANPNLTWRDVKYIIAKTATKVDKDFAGVKIKLGNQDEYQVEDGWTTNAAGFHFSNWYGFGRINVAEAVKLAKYYNVNLGNYVELPWHPARGFATSISVPVGVKGIVYNIPTVNKPNNIKIESVRAEVSIDSDYVGDVGIELTSPSGTKSIIWHVGNAFAGNGNLVKMPIQSNAFYGENSSGNWTVKIINAGLNAKNVTFKGIRLQFSGSKQPL, from the coding sequence ATGAGTTTAAATGGCAAATATCTTGCAATTTTTTCTGTTTCTGCTTTTGCCGTTTCTTTTCTTTCTTCATGCGGAAAATCCAATAATTCAGCAAGTAATGCTGATGATAAATATTTATCTACTGAAAATTCTAACATTTTAAATGCAGGTGACACAGAAAGACATTGTACAGATTTATCAGATACAGCTAAAAATCCATTAGGAAAATATCAATGGCACTTGAAGAATACTGGACAAAAAGCTTTTGCCAGTTCACCAGGAACACCTGGTGAAGATATAAATGTTGATTCTGTTTTGAAAGATGATTGTATCAGTGGCCAAGGAGTTAGTGTTGCGGTTGTAGATTCTGGATTACAAATTGCCCATCCATCTTTAAAGAAAAATGTTGAAAATAATACTAAAGCAAGATCAATTAACTTTAGAGATAACCGCTTACTTGCTAATGATCCTTCACCTGTAGCTGATGATGATGATGATCATGGAACAATGGTAAGTGGAATTATAGCTATGCGTAGTAACTTGGGTTTTGGTGGGTCAGGAGTAGCTCCAAGAGCAAAACTTGCGGGTTACAATATTATTCAGGCTGAAGCTGGAGTGCAACAATTTCAAAATTTTGTTGATTCATTAGGTGGCTCAGATGACTCAAAAGGGAATGATATTTTCAATATGAGTTATGGTGACAACAATATTGAACAAATATCTGCAGATGATCCTATCACTTTAGGAGCACTAACAGCTTATAAATATGGAACGAGACATTTAAGAGATGGCAAAGGTGCTTTATATGTCAAAGCAGCTGGAAATGGATTTACAAAATTAGGAAGAGATCCTGCAAGTGTTGCTTCATGTTCAATGGCTGTTAAGTTAAAAGTATCATGTCAAGATTCAAATATGAACACAGACAATTCCATACCAGAAGTTATTACAGTTGGTGCGTTAAACGCGAATGGTAAGAAAACAAGTTATTCAACAACTGGTTCGTCTCTATGGATAAGTGCGCCTGGAGGTGAATTTGGATTTGATAAAGAGTGGGTTGATGAAAATTACCATAGATTTGGAAAAAATGTTGATTGGAAAGCTTTAAGACCAACTCTAGGTGAACCAGCTATAGTAACAACTGATGTGATGGGATCTAGATATGGAATGAGCAAAATTGTTAATTCCGATAGTGAATTTAGCCTTGATGATGTTTTCAATATAAGAAATTCATTTAATGCAGGTACTGCTACTGATGAAGCAGGAAATCTTTTAAATCCAAATTTTGATTATACAAATACAATGAATGGTACTTCTTCTGCAACTCCTGTTACTTCTGGAAGTTTAGCTTTAATTCTTGAAGCAAATCCAAATTTAACCTGGCGAGATGTGAAATATATAATTGCTAAAACAGCGACAAAAGTTGATAAAGATTTTGCAGGAGTAAAAATTAAATTAGGTAATCAAGATGAATATCAAGTGGAAGATGGTTGGACAACAAATGCAGCTGGATTTCATTTTTCCAACTGGTACGGATTTGGAAGAATTAATGTAGCAGAAGCTGTGAAGTTGGCTAAATATTATAATGTTAACTTAGGTAATTATGTTGAATTACCATGGCATCCTGCTAGAGGTTTTGCAACTTCAATTAGTGTTCCTGTAGGAGTAAAAGGAATTGTATATAATATTCCAACCGTAAATAAACCAAATAACATTAAAATTGAATCAGTAAGAGCAGAAGTATCTATTGATAGTGATTACGTTGGTGATGTTGGCATTGAATTAACTTCACCAAGTGGAACAAAAAGTATTATCTGGCATGTTGGAAATGCGTTTGCTGGAAATGGAAATTTAGTAAAAATGCCTATTCAAAGTAATGCATTTTATGGAGAAAATAGTTCAGGTAATTGGACTGTAAAAATTATAAATGCTGGATTAAATGCTAAAAATGTTACTTTTAAAGGAATTCGTTTACAATTTTCAGGTTCAAAACAACCTTTGTAA
- a CDS encoding 5-formyltetrahydrofolate cyclo-ligase, with translation MRKLKDILNHKDNNLPIPEQKKLLRKILLLEREQLFHETNDVNWGAKQFFRALELLKIPEKQLKEQLIAKKLFLACYFPIRFELDIARFSEEYWLFPAVQEGKGLLWFQYGDGKENYIKNKYGILEKKKEHCFEYNSSMPPMLCFVPGLAASKEGYRLGYGGGYYDRFLKTNRDQITAIFCLPSERFLIDDLPKESSDEKVDLIVW, from the coding sequence ATGAGAAAATTAAAAGATATTCTAAATCATAAAGACAATAATTTGCCTATTCCAGAACAAAAAAAGTTATTAAGAAAAATATTGCTTTTAGAAAGAGAACAATTATTTCATGAAACAAACGATGTAAATTGGGGAGCTAAGCAATTTTTTAGGGCATTAGAATTACTTAAAATTCCTGAAAAACAATTAAAAGAGCAATTGATTGCAAAAAAACTCTTTTTAGCATGTTATTTTCCAATTCGATTTGAACTGGATATTGCTAGATTTTCTGAAGAATATTGGCTATTTCCAGCTGTTCAAGAAGGAAAAGGACTTCTTTGGTTTCAATATGGAGATGGGAAAGAAAACTATATCAAAAATAAATATGGAATTTTAGAAAAAAAGAAAGAACATTGTTTTGAATACAATAGCTCTATGCCGCCAATGCTTTGTTTTGTTCCTGGATTAGCTGCCTCAAAAGAAGGATATCGTTTAGGATATGGCGGGGGATACTACGATAGATTTTTAAAAACGAATCGAGACCAAATTACAGCAATATTTTGTCTTCCCTCGGAAAGATTTTTAATAGATGATCTTCCAAAAGAAAGTTCTGATGAAAAAGTAGACTTAATTGTATGGTAA
- a CDS encoding MotA/TolQ/ExbB proton channel family protein — MLNDIFLMYRNGEIIPFIILAFVSVGYIIIFEKFIILQFVYRINFEKFNTTIKKMLAANDMERARNFTKATSKTAVPMLTLKAIDAYENDPMRVRATVSEESLRFFPRVRRRISQLPNLAAASVLLGAIAAVQGIWSSFRMVEGLELGLKSFAFSNGLSHALLPLAISLVSAVLLMVPFGILDAIAWRLEAEMEHSLCVVLNILSPEMQPMFTGGAAVATNQEETENFSRNNLDGDGGHERMDSKGKKDDSADAGLQEVPDEEEII; from the coding sequence ATGTTAAATGATATTTTTTTAATGTACCGAAATGGTGAAATTATTCCTTTTATCATTTTAGCTTTTGTCTCAGTTGGCTACATTATTATTTTTGAAAAATTTATTATTCTTCAATTCGTCTATCGTATTAACTTTGAAAAATTTAATACAACGATAAAAAAAATGCTTGCAGCAAATGACATGGAAAGAGCAAGAAATTTTACTAAGGCAACCTCAAAAACAGCTGTACCTATGCTGACTCTTAAAGCTATTGATGCTTACGAAAATGATCCAATGCGAGTTAGAGCTACTGTATCAGAAGAAAGTCTGCGTTTTTTTCCCAGAGTGAGAAGAAGAATCAGTCAACTCCCAAATTTAGCAGCAGCAAGTGTATTGCTTGGAGCTATTGCTGCAGTTCAAGGTATTTGGAGCTCTTTTAGAATGGTTGAAGGGCTAGAACTTGGATTAAAAAGTTTTGCTTTTTCAAATGGGCTTTCACATGCTCTACTTCCTCTAGCTATATCATTAGTTTCGGCAGTTTTACTCATGGTTCCATTTGGAATTTTAGATGCCATTGCTTGGAGACTGGAAGCAGAAATGGAACACAGCTTATGTGTTGTTCTAAATATTTTATCTCCAGAAATGCAACCAATGTTTACGGGCGGAGCTGCAGTCGCAACTAATCAAGAAGAAACAGAAAATTTTTCTCGAAATAATTTAGATGGTGATGGCGGACACGAAAGAATGGATTCGAAAGGGAAAAAAGATGATAGTGCCGATGCGGGTCTACAAGAGGTTCCTGACGAAGAAGAAATTATCTAG